AATATTGTTACGTATAATGGAAACATAACCTACGTATCAGAGAGTGAACGACatggaaaggtaaaatgaatttattgattcatagacacagtatttaaaaaaataaaaagcaggaaaacatgtataatatataaaacattcactcatattttagttatttaacacaattctgttaatttttgcCGTGAAATTGCCGTGATAAGCAATCAATATGTACGGAGATGTTCTCTTTTTTCAGCTCATTTTTATCCGCGAGGATGGACTCTAGTTACAACTGGAATATTAGTAGGTGCTTCTGCTTCGGTGCTGTGGGTAGCCCAAAAAGTATACGTCACCAACTTAGCTTTCAATAATTGCggaaaaattaataaacagaCGGAAAACACCGTTGGCTACTTTCATAGTATATTCATGGCGATATTTTGTGCTCGTGGAATCGGATCTATCATTATGTCAATATTACTCAATCGAGAAGCAAAGGTAGTTCAAAACGAAGACACTCCATTTTCAAGGTATACTCCCAAATTAACACTTTCAGCCGCCTTCACCTCCAGTTTTTTGCCACGAATATATGTAGATGAATAAATTCAGCTCATTGTTTTTCAGGCTGATCCAGCCAATATCATTTTGGTGTAACATAATCACCTACTTCTTTCTTGAAGTAAAACGTcaaaaatatgtaattgtaGTTTTGTGGCGATCAcagaacaatatttttatttacagcaATGCATCTTCAAGACCTTCAACAACAGTTAAAATACTAAATTTCAATACCACAGAGAATTTTCATGAAATATGCGGAGATCCAGCTAGTCGGCAATGGGAATCTTCAGACCCAACTGCTGAGACTAAATTAGACGTAAACATTGACAGCACCAAGCTGTATATAATGTTGTCGGTTTATATCGGATTCGTTATAATAGGATTTGTTTTATTGCTTTGTATTGATGAAATGCAAGAGTTCAAACTTCCTTCCGATCATGCCGAACAGATTGCTATCGACAATGAAGCTAATACAAAATCCAACAGAAGCAAGGTATGTATACCATGTATGCAGTTATTAACTTGTTGTCAACTAAATCTGGACCCCGTGTTCGGtatttaaaatatgtttcaatTTTAAGTAATAAGACTAGAATTTGTATCCATATATGTATCGTCAACATAAAACTTGATGAAACGTCAATTATTCTCCAGCTACGCGCGTTTCTTAATGGCCGACATATATTTGAACTTTAAAGTATCACAAATATATGAATACCATGATGACAAGATGAATACGATGATATAAAAAGTAGCGATCAAAGTGACAAATCTAACAGCTTAATCtgacagttttattttttaagattTTGTCAACCGGTCGATTGATGACGTCTAACATTCAGATGATATTTCTCATACCGAGCTCGATACAAATAGGAATGTATGCTGCTGTTCCACTTACATTTTACATGAGATTCTGGGTGACCTGCTCATTAGGTAAAATGGTTTAATGTTTATCTATAATTTTTTAAACTACTTTAGTCTACAATACCGCCAAATAAGCAAATATAATATTACGCTACACAGGTGTTGATTACGTCGGATACGTTGCCTTCACGTACTCATTAATGTCATCAATAATGTCCTTAATTGCTGGCAGATTGCTAAAATACTTTCATAGGAAGacattattctttatttcttGTATATTGGAAATAAGCTGCTCACTCGTTGTCTTGCTATGGACTCCAGTGAAAGAGGTAAGATAACATTTAAAATTCAGTAAACAACGTTATGATACAATAATCGTCACAAACTTTATACGCCAGTTTGAAAATATCACATCAAAATGATTTCGACGTGGGAATTTGATCCGTTCAAATATAGCAGCTTATGAAGATAGTTTTTGTTTTCCATATACAGACCTCATACTTCGCTAGCACGGGTACATTTGTTTCATGAGTAATCAATTGTAAACTATCCGATTTAGAAACTTGTAGTAGAGCAAAGCGCTTTCCAACGATAAGGCTTAGTGCTTCCGAAATTCAGTTATCAGTGATGTGGCGGTGTAAGGTAACTCACTCGATGAATccagaaataaaatatcatggcaaaaaaaaactattttatgcCTCGATGTGCTATGTCGGAGAAGTGCGGTATTGTTTTGGTGGATATTCAACTCACATAcattattttgttattgctATCTTGTTATTGTTGGTAACCAATTTTGCAGGACAGCAAcattgccatgttttttgtattCGGCGGATGGTTTGCACTGGGATATACATTACAAAAGTGCATAATCACAACTGCGTTCAGTTCATTTTTTATAGAAGATCAAGAAGCTGGACAATCAGCGTTTGCCTTCTGTGAAGCTCTGGGAAGTGCTTCTGTGTTTGGATTGGCACCTTTTATTACGTTTAAGCTACAATTTTTCATTACAACTACAATTTTATTACTGGGATTTCTGGGGTATTTTATGGCTGAACGCATACACTCGCGAATAAGCAAGATAAATGGCAATAAGGTAGAATTGTTGTTCTCGCCTAATATTAACGTCCAAAATCAGAAGAACAATCCAATCGAGGAGTCTAATTCAAATCTTGATATGTCTTGCTTGGACCACAATGCAGCATAAACAGCCAAAACGTGCCACAAATACGATCAACAATACTTGATAAGTATATCTTATTACGCTACATTTACTTTGTCAGCGAACTAGTTGCCGTATTTTACGGGCAATACGGCGAACCGTATTATAAGGCAccctgtcaataaattgcttacaTCGGGTTTTATCCATACATAAGCCGCATCGGACTATAAGACCAAATAGTTTTCAAAGCAATACCGTACTGGATTTATAGGCAATAAAGCATAAATTACTACCTGATTGATTTTGAGCAAAGAGTGATTTTTATGATCCCTAAAATACAGTACTTAAAATATATAACTGTACGGGAATCCAAGCCCGGCCAAGAGGTCAACATGTTGGAAGGAAAACAAATAATCTCACAAGGGGACTATTTCTCTATGTatttatcaatcaatcaatcttttatttgtcaacacaaaaaacaagcatatagaaaactgttacaataaatgaaatatactgatcatgttaattgtgtgactggagtcgcgagggacctataaggtcttcaagcagcgacacctagctGATGCAGGTTAGTATAAAAAAGTAACTAAATAAGACACAACTACTGAATACCAGTAGTTGCGGCAGTATACATAATTGAGGCTACTGTGcagattatttaacaaaataaatgtataacTATCACGAGAGAGTGCACTGAAGAGAGAAAATGTCATTATCATTTGCATAGATGTACTCGCGCGTGTccgtgtttatttattttttattcaaagtgACTTCTACTGGATTTCCCATTGGTATTTGTGATACTCGCCCTTGCAATAgcctgcaatatttttttttattgctttgTTTCAATATAGTCGGCCGGACTACTTATCGTGGCAACACATATTCCCCCGTTGTAATTTattggatcttttgtacgaaGCCCACGCCACTAAGGCAATATGTGAGATCTGAAGAAAAATCCTTGCCGCGTTTCAAGATAACAAATTAGGAATTATCCAATTAGGGTTCGcgttaaaaatgatttaaatttccGGCGCAATTTGCATTCCAAGCACTCACACTAACTGGATaattgctattttatttttattctgagcggtggcggggttgttttttgtGGGGACTTGTATAAAAGATCCAATTTGTTTCATTGTTCAACTTTCTAAGTAGTGTGTCGTTTTTGAAATGCTCTATAAATATACAGTCAATCAGCATACTGACGTACTAGCTATTTGATGACCTGTTCAATGATTTTTGATAattcttttatttaattttaactccCAATGAGTTGTTAACTTCCTATAATTCTGAAATGATCAATTCGCATGGTTCGTggtttgattatatttattaaaaaccgCCTTTCGGTGTCGAATTTTTCATAagaatttgttttcaataaataaaagatTGCAAAATGTCCATCTCACCATTTTTTTTACGCATAATAGCATTAGGCAACTGCCACAATATGCAAGCAGTGAGCATGATGCTCGTCGGGTACGGTCGCAATTTCGGGATTCGATTTAAACATTCTGAAATCCGGATTTCTCCTCATAATCTTCCAATTTTCGCGATTGAAGCAGTTTAAAAAAAGTACACACATAAGCTGAAGTTTGGAAAGTACACGgatttatttttttcctcaaTATTGACGCATAAATGGTACTGCGTTAAAGCTGTTTTTTCGGCGGCTTCGGTTTTACTTGTAAAGTAGCCTATAGCCTGATTCTAAAAAAGCAAACGTTTTGAATATATAGGAGCATTTCTTTCTGCACCATGTGGTAAGTGGAAAAGGCTTTACACTATGTTTTCGTATAGCGCTCAACAGTGAAGCGTGGatcaaaattgtaaaaaataataatttcgacaCAAAATACCTTTAGTGAGTTTGCGATTGGCGTCTCCATGGGAGTTATATCAAGTGAGACCTCTTCAGTACCCTGGCTtgatttttttacattcaagttgtaacaatttgaaaaaatgtccATCGAAACATATTATTCAATAAGCTCATTTTATCCAATATCAATTCATACACCAGTTTCACTTTTAACTAGGGATTTAACTTCAAGGTCTTAGGTCATCATTGAAcaccttatatatatatcccGGCTCGTTGGAATTTTCGAAAAGCAgcattgaatttaaaattagcAGGTAATGCCAGACTGAACGCATGTTTCTGCATATTTTTATGGTTTATTAGCTTTGTACAGTTACTTCGTTGGATCGTTGAAAAGAGCATCttatacaaatttaaatttatcaagCTGAGACGTGGTGACATTAAATTCCAGAAGAACTGTGTCAAAGAACTTTTACATATATATGTCGTTTATTGTTTACGTTCTTAGAACCTAATCTTTTTGTGTCGTGGTCCCACCCAACGTTGGTTTTCGACAAGTTCATGTCTCGAACAAATTTTTACTTGTTTCGTACAATCTTTtgtaaaaaacacaaaaatgcaATTTATACTCTATTCCCATCCCTTCACATCAGAACCTGGGACATGAACGTGCCATAAACTGCCTATTGTACATATCATCGTGGTGCCGCACCTCTTTGTTCTGTGTATTGTACTTGTAGGCTaaaagagttttatttgtatatttcatgtctgttgtcctactataacgcagcagtcctaaactgcagttatacttgttggggtgcatgtcCACATCTGTGTCTtgggccagtaaggtcttgcacatgtatcccgtctctatTATACCGTTTaactattatgcagatactgttacatttttgaggcaaataaacatacatacatgaaTGTAAGGGTGGATGCTTTCAATCCCATTCCCTGCTACTGAGCACAATAAAATGTAgagttaaaaatttaaatactgCTCGTAGTAAATGGGGGTCTCTAACAGAAGTTCAAAGGTACAATGATGGTTATTGTATTCCATCATGACGTCACATCCTCAAAACGAATCGACTCTTACTCGAATTcgccaaatttgaaaaacaccGGACTCGTCCGATTCCTAAAAGTAATAGGTAGTCCAGTTACACCGAGTGTGGCCTAACAAAAACAAGTGTGGGCTGGCCTCatacgagtgtgggctagcgtcacacgagtgtgggtTGCCCTTCTAGCAATGTTAGACAATAAGTTAAGGCTTCCTAAACGTCTTCAAACTACTAAAATACACAAATTCATTCTAAATCAGCACCAGAACCGGTAGTTGATGGTAGGAAGTGGCCTCAATAGccagaaaaatagtaaattgaATTAGTCAATATTTTCCGATAAtggttttttaattcaaattttaacagaTAATACGGAACGATCCAGAAACAATATCACcgagaaaataaattatattaatatattgtaCAATATATCAACAATATTAAAGTTAAAAACATTTTACTAGCTCTGGGCATTCTATGCTTCCCGCTAATGATGTTTTATGTCTAATTTCAACAGCtaattaaattgatatattGGAAAGCATCGAATACATTGAAAAGCGGTATATTCtagttaaaatttgaaatctttccCCTCTGTGgaatgttttcatttttgctTATTGTTGGAATTtttatgatataataatatagcttttatattttatattatttaagtTAGTTTTTCTTAGTTTTCAATGAGCTGTCGAAATTTCACATAAAACACCTTTATCGTGAAATATTGACTACGTTGAAATACGCCATATTCTagttaaattttgaaatctCCCCCCAAAaggtaaaatgttttcatttcttTGATATTTTTGAGATATAATACAATAAATCAATTTCTTGATGATGTCATTTTAGATCGATCTTAATTAGCTGTTTGAATTggacaaatttttattaaaaaatgttggATACGTTTAAAAGCGttgtatttgatttaaattttaaaatcttacCTCCCAgtgaaatgtatttattttttgatattgttGAGATGTTTTGAAagatattaatataatttaatttcctgaaaatgttttttactAGATCGTTTTTAATGTTAAAATTTGACATAAAGCATATTTAGCGGGAAATATTGACTACGATTAAAAGCGCTATATTCTAGTTAAACTTCGAAATATTTCTCCACGgtaaaatgtttatatttttttatattattgatatattttaccgtataatacaatatttcaatttcctgTGGATAGTTTTTTAGATCGTTTTTAATTATCTGTTGAAATTAGACATATAACATCATTATCGGGAAACATTGAATACGTTGGTTTGGTAAGCTCCATATTCGAGTTAAATATTGATGTCTTGCCCTCCGGGtggaatgtttttattttttcagaaattgttgcgatattttacaatatattagtataatttaatttttcgatGATGACGTAAAATATCATTGTCGGGAAATATTgactatttcaattttctattttcccGGCAGTTTAGGCCTCTTTCTGGCATCAATTGCAGGACTTTGTGACTGAAAGGTTCCTGGTCGCTGATTTCAGGATTTAGACATTGATTTATGTACGTTAATTTAGTTGTTTGTAGACGTTTAGGAAGCCTTACCGGTACCTTGCCTTCTATCATTCTTAGAAggccagcccacactcgtgtgacgccAACCCACACTACCAaagttaccccagcccacactcgctCAGCCCACACTCAGCCTGGCGTCAAGGGGTTAACCAACTATTTTACCACTTTATAAACGTTAATACATAAAAACTTGGTGGCTATGACAATATAGAGACCATATTGGATATACACAGCGCAAATGCAATACCAAGCACGGACCAGTTACCCCTAGTATGG
This is a stretch of genomic DNA from Styela clava chromosome 2, kaStyClav1.hap1.2, whole genome shotgun sequence. It encodes these proteins:
- the LOC120335560 gene encoding protein unc-93 homolog A-like; this encodes MLNNNSDGHVQKPMRNLLMLSTSFLFIFSAYGALEAAQSSINAELGVISLCAVYASYTVFSLLLPPLVISQLGSRKSIAVSVIGYAAYIAAHFYPRGWTLVTTGILVGASASVLWVAQKVYVTNLAFNNCGKINKQTENTVGYFHSIFMAIFCARGIGSIIMSILLNREAKVVQNEDTPFSSNASSRPSTTVKILNFNTTENFHEICGDPASRQWESSDPTAETKLDVNIDSTKLYIMLSVYIGFVIIGFVLLLCIDEMQEFKLPSDHAEQIAIDNEANTKSNRSKILSTGRLMTSNIQMIFLIPSSIQIGMYAAVPLTFYMRFWVTCSLGVDYVGYVAFTYSLMSSIMSLIAGRLLKYFHRKTLFFISCILEISCSLVVLLWTPVKEDSNIAMFFVFGGWFALGYTLQKCIITTAFSSFFIEDQEAGQSAFAFCEALGSASVFGLAPFITFKLQFFITTTILLLGFLGYFMAERIHSRISKINGNKVELLFSPNINVQNQKNNPIEESNSNLDMSCLDHNAA